Proteins encoded together in one Polaribacter reichenbachii window:
- a CDS encoding head GIN domain-containing protein codes for MLKKITLLLFTITLSLSTNAQSWWGSNKKIKGNGNVVTVNRTTSDYDEISVGGSFDVILVEGEEGNIKIEGEENIIPYVETEVSGNTLKIKYEKNININTTKRLTVTVTYSDIDKVSLGGSGNISNQGTIKASDLKTSLGGSGNITLKIDADEVSANIGGSGNIKLEGTSNELTCSIAGSGSIKAYELSTDTLNATIAGSGSIRTTVKTKIKAKVVGSGSIYYKGNPKYVDSKSVGSGDVIDRN; via the coding sequence ATGCTTAAAAAAATTACTTTATTATTATTTACAATTACTTTAAGTTTATCTACCAATGCTCAAAGTTGGTGGGGAAGTAATAAAAAAATAAAAGGAAATGGAAATGTTGTTACTGTAAATAGAACAACATCAGATTACGATGAAATTTCAGTTGGTGGTTCTTTTGATGTTATTCTTGTAGAGGGTGAAGAAGGAAACATAAAAATTGAAGGTGAAGAAAACATTATACCTTATGTAGAAACTGAAGTGAGTGGAAATACTCTTAAAATTAAATATGAAAAAAACATAAATATTAACACTACAAAAAGACTTACTGTAACTGTAACTTATAGTGATATTGATAAAGTTTCTTTAGGTGGTTCTGGTAATATTTCTAATCAAGGCACTATAAAAGCTAGCGATTTAAAAACTTCTTTAGGTGGCTCTGGTAATATTACTTTAAAAATAGATGCTGATGAAGTTAGTGCAAACATTGGCGGTTCTGGAAACATTAAATTAGAAGGAACTTCTAATGAATTAACCTGTTCTATTGCTGGCTCTGGAAGTATTAAAGCTTATGAATTAAGTACAGATACTTTAAATGCAACAATTGCAGGTTCTGGTTCTATAAGAACTACAGTAAAAACCAAGATTAAAGCAAAAGTTGTAGGTTCTGGAAGCATTTATTACAAAGGAAACCCTAAATATGTAGATTCTAAATCTGTTGGTTCTGGTGATGTAATTGATAGAAATTAA
- a CDS encoding GlmU family protein, which produces MNYILFDGDVRKSLLPFTYTKPVADLRIGILTIREKWEKYLSLTTTTVTEEYLEEKYPMVELAENILINASFCPTKSLVEKVKNLSENEAIFKGDDVIAFFTSDSQEEVDFDEYTAIEFDEDIIQIKNTWDIFSLNSKAIQEDFDLLTEGRTSQPIPETVQCIDKENIFLEEGAKLTFATLNASNGPIYIGKDAEIMEGCVIRGALAMCEQSVLKLGAKIYGATTLGPYCKVGGEVNNSVLMGYSSKAHDGFLGNSVLGEWCNLGADTNNSNLKNNYAEVKLWDYETGRFAKTGLQFCGLMMGDHSKCGINTMFNTGTVVGVSANIYGSGFPRNFVPSFSWGGASGFTEYKTNKVYEVATVVMQRRSLVFDDVEKRILQNVFELTAQYRNY; this is translated from the coding sequence ATGAATTATATTTTATTTGATGGAGATGTCAGAAAATCCCTTTTACCATTTACATACACCAAACCAGTAGCAGATTTAAGAATCGGAATTTTAACCATTAGAGAAAAATGGGAAAAATACTTAAGCTTAACTACAACTACAGTTACTGAGGAATATTTAGAAGAAAAATATCCTATGGTTGAATTGGCAGAAAACATTTTAATAAATGCTTCTTTCTGTCCAACAAAAAGTTTGGTGGAAAAAGTGAAAAATTTATCAGAAAATGAAGCAATTTTTAAAGGTGATGATGTAATTGCTTTTTTTACTTCAGATTCTCAAGAAGAAGTAGATTTTGATGAATACACTGCAATTGAGTTTGATGAAGATATTATTCAAATTAAAAATACTTGGGATATTTTTTCATTAAACAGCAAAGCAATTCAAGAAGATTTCGATTTGCTTACAGAAGGTAGAACCTCTCAACCAATTCCTGAAACTGTACAATGTATTGATAAAGAAAACATATTTTTAGAAGAAGGTGCCAAATTAACTTTTGCCACTTTAAACGCATCTAATGGGCCTATTTATATTGGTAAAGATGCAGAAATAATGGAAGGTTGTGTAATAAGAGGTGCTTTAGCAATGTGCGAACAATCAGTTTTAAAATTGGGCGCTAAAATTTATGGAGCAACCACTTTAGGACCATATTGTAAAGTAGGAGGTGAGGTTAATAATTCAGTTTTAATGGGTTATTCTAGCAAAGCACATGATGGCTTTTTAGGAAATTCAGTTTTAGGGGAATGGTGTAATTTAGGTGCTGATACTAACAATTCTAATCTTAAAAATAATTATGCAGAAGTAAAATTATGGGATTATGAAACTGGTAGATTTGCAAAAACAGGATTACAGTTTTGTGGTTTAATGATGGGAGATCATTCTAAATGCGGCATAAATACAATGTTTAATACAGGAACTGTAGTTGGTGTTTCTGCTAATATTTATGGAAGTGGTTTTCCAAGAAATTTTGTACCATCTTTTAGTTGGGGAGGCGCATCTGGTTTTACAGAATACAAAACTAATAAAGTTTATGAAGTTGCAACTGTAGTTATGCAACGTAGAAGTTTAGTTTTTGATGATGTAGAAAAAAGAATTCTGCAAAATGTTTTTGAATTAACAGCACAGTATAGAAATTATTAA
- a CDS encoding choice-of-anchor V domain-containing protein has translation MKKHYIFKLLLLLIPVSAFLLMSSSGGRSDARSGSPGDGGATCAACHSGGNFNASAIITSNIPTTGYLLNTDYTININTTSSSSAHGFQLTAENNSNAKIGAFTAGSGSRTVNSSKAITHSFPSTSGDWSFTWRSPSTDLGNVTFYTAVNATNGNGNAFDGGDQVITASTSSPSLSISEAKRLKFDLYPNPAIENLNIQLPNGTNKALVQFYNYTGKLVLTNNITELNSKINVSNLSKGIYILKVVSEDKIGSQKFMKY, from the coding sequence ATGAAAAAACATTACATCTTTAAACTTTTATTATTGTTAATTCCTGTTTCTGCTTTTCTATTAATGTCTAGTTCTGGAGGTAGGTCTGATGCTAGATCTGGTTCTCCAGGAGATGGAGGTGCAACTTGTGCTGCATGTCATAGTGGAGGTAATTTTAATGCATCTGCTATAATAACGTCTAATATTCCTACAACAGGTTATTTATTAAATACAGATTATACTATAAATATAAACACAACTTCTAGTTCTTCTGCTCACGGTTTTCAACTTACAGCAGAAAATAATTCGAATGCAAAAATTGGTGCTTTTACTGCTGGTTCTGGAAGTAGAACTGTAAATAGTAGCAAAGCAATAACCCATTCCTTTCCCTCAACTTCTGGAGATTGGTCTTTTACATGGAGGTCTCCTTCTACAGATTTAGGAAATGTAACATTTTATACTGCTGTAAATGCAACTAATGGTAATGGAAATGCTTTTGATGGTGGAGATCAAGTTATAACAGCAAGTACATCTTCGCCTTCACTAAGCATCTCTGAAGCAAAACGTTTAAAATTTGATTTATACCCAAATCCGGCTATAGAAAATCTTAACATTCAGTTACCTAATGGTACAAATAAAGCATTAGTTCAATTTTATAATTATACAGGAAAATTAGTTTTAACAAATAATATTACTGAATTAAATAGTAAAATTAACGTAAGTAATTTATCAAAAGGTATTTATATCTTAAAAGTTGTTTCTGAAGATAAAATTGGAAGTCAGAAATTTATGAAATATTAA
- a CDS encoding NUDIX hydrolase has protein sequence MDERIDILTPDGKPTGKTALKSEAHKNGWFHATVHIWLFTSDEKILLQKRAMTKKVFPGLWDISVAGHIAAGETVLTSAKREVLEEIGLNLKENELIKIGTRIHQVSHPNGIQDNEHHHVFIAELKKPIETLTIQKEEVDAIKLYDLSILTETEKFENVLLSRFHNYYCDVYSKIHQHIKKR, from the coding sequence GTGGATGAACGCATAGACATTTTAACACCTGATGGAAAACCAACAGGAAAAACAGCTTTAAAATCTGAAGCGCACAAAAATGGATGGTTCCACGCAACTGTACATATTTGGTTATTTACTTCGGATGAAAAAATATTGCTTCAAAAAAGAGCAATGACTAAAAAAGTTTTTCCGGGTTTGTGGGATATTTCTGTAGCTGGCCATATTGCTGCTGGTGAAACTGTTTTAACATCAGCAAAAAGAGAAGTTTTAGAAGAAATTGGTTTAAATTTAAAAGAAAATGAACTGATTAAAATTGGAACAAGAATACATCAAGTTTCTCATCCTAACGGAATTCAAGACAACGAACATCATCACGTTTTTATTGCAGAACTTAAAAAACCTATAGAAACACTAACTATTCAAAAAGAAGAAGTAGACGCCATAAAATTATACGATTTATCCATATTAACAGAAACCGAAAAATTTGAAAACGTGTTGCTTTCTAGGTTTCATAATTATTATTGTGATGTTTATTCTAAAATTCATCAGCATATAAAAAAAAGATGA
- a CDS encoding acyl-CoA thioesterase: protein MTKNKTNFKHISESQLMITELMLPSHSNFSGKIHGGHILNLMDQIAFACASKHSGYYCVTASVNKVDFLNPIEVGELLTLKASVNYTGRTSMVVGLRVTSENIRTGKIKHCNSSYFTMVAKDDDGKSVPVPGIILTSEESIRRFARSIVRQQHSKKRTSRFNEESFNMEEYMHLFEDSNSKIELK, encoded by the coding sequence ATGACAAAAAACAAAACAAACTTTAAGCACATTAGCGAATCTCAATTAATGATTACAGAATTAATGTTGCCTTCTCATTCTAATTTTAGTGGTAAAATTCACGGAGGGCATATTTTAAATTTAATGGATCAGATTGCATTTGCTTGCGCCTCAAAACACTCAGGTTATTACTGCGTTACAGCTTCTGTAAACAAGGTAGATTTTTTAAACCCAATAGAAGTTGGAGAATTACTTACATTAAAAGCATCTGTAAATTATACTGGTAGAACCTCTATGGTTGTCGGTTTAAGAGTAACATCAGAAAATATTAGAACTGGTAAAATAAAACACTGTAATTCGTCTTATTTTACAATGGTTGCAAAAGATGATGATGGTAAAAGTGTACCTGTTCCTGGTATAATTTTAACCTCAGAAGAAAGTATTAGAAGGTTTGCAAGAAGTATTGTTAGGCAACAACATAGCAAAAAAAGAACTTCTAGATTTAACGAAGAATCGTTTAATATGGAAGAATATATGCACCTTTTCGAAGATAGCAACTCTAAAATTGAATTAAAATAA